A section of the Methanosarcina mazei S-6 genome encodes:
- the ahbC gene encoding 12,18-didecarboxysiroheme deacetylase, producing MIGISKLYCGTVEPSDALRYGRDSKKLPSHLLQFSKDKKPVVVWNMTRRCNLKCVHCYAQAKDEEFKNELSTEEGKALIDDLAAFGSPVMLFSGGEPTIRKDLPELAAYAREKGMRAVISTNGTLIDKDLAKKLKEVGLSYVGISLDGIRETNDKFRGMSGAFDAALRGLYNCQEEGIKVGLRFTINKQNVKDIPAIFDLLEKENIPRICFYHLVYAGRGSKMVDEDLSLEDSRKAVDLIMQKTRELHEKGFPAEVLTVDNHCDGPYIYLKMLKENPERAAEIFELLSMNQGNSSGIGIGCVSWDGSVHADQFWRHYSFGNVRERPFSEIWTDLSDELMAGLKYRKPLIQANGDRCAKCKWFDVCNGNFRVRAEAVYGNVWADDPACYLTKEEIGYDEA from the coding sequence ATGATAGGAATTTCAAAACTTTACTGCGGAACCGTGGAACCTTCTGACGCCCTTCGTTATGGAAGGGACTCAAAGAAGCTCCCCTCTCACCTTCTGCAGTTTTCAAAAGATAAAAAGCCGGTTGTGGTCTGGAACATGACCCGCCGCTGCAACCTGAAGTGTGTCCACTGTTACGCTCAGGCAAAGGATGAAGAGTTCAAAAACGAGCTCTCAACAGAAGAAGGAAAAGCCCTTATCGATGACCTTGCAGCTTTTGGGTCCCCGGTTATGCTCTTTTCGGGTGGCGAGCCCACTATTCGAAAGGACCTGCCCGAACTTGCAGCCTATGCCCGCGAAAAAGGTATGAGAGCTGTAATCTCAACAAATGGCACCCTCATTGATAAGGACCTGGCAAAAAAGCTAAAGGAAGTCGGGCTTTCTTATGTGGGGATCTCGCTTGACGGCATAAGGGAGACTAACGATAAATTCAGGGGCATGTCTGGAGCTTTTGATGCGGCTCTCAGGGGCCTGTACAACTGCCAGGAAGAAGGCATAAAGGTAGGTCTTCGCTTTACAATCAACAAACAAAATGTAAAGGATATTCCTGCGATCTTTGACCTTCTTGAGAAAGAAAATATCCCCAGGATCTGCTTTTACCACCTTGTCTATGCCGGCAGGGGCTCGAAAATGGTGGATGAAGACCTCTCTCTTGAAGATTCCAGAAAGGCTGTTGACCTGATCATGCAAAAGACCAGGGAACTGCACGAAAAAGGCTTCCCTGCAGAAGTACTTACCGTGGACAACCACTGCGACGGCCCCTACATTTACCTGAAAATGCTGAAAGAAAACCCTGAAAGGGCTGCCGAAATTTTTGAGCTCCTTTCAATGAACCAGGGAAATTCCTCAGGAATAGGGATAGGATGCGTTTCCTGGGACGGTTCGGTCCACGCCGACCAGTTCTGGAGGCACTACTCCTTCGGAAATGTGCGGGAAAGACCTTTCAGCGAGATCTGGACCGACCTCAGTGACGAACTTATGGCAGGGCTCAAGTACAGGAAGCCCCTCATCCAGGCTAACGGAGACCGATGTGCAAAATGCAAATGGTTTGATGTATGCAACGGAAACTTCAGGGTAAGAGCCGAAGCAGTATACGGAAACGTATGGGCGGATGACCCGGCTTGCTATCTTACAAAAGAAGAAATAGGATACGATGAAGCCTGA
- a CDS encoding uroporphyrinogen-III synthase, producing MAEEKIPVLAIMRPESYREKSEAIARDYGFEPLCVPMIKLEGIKDDGFEPFIQRVIDGTSDYVVFTSANGITFTLDKLTEDEKKNFITALKKRKVIAIGPNTEKELVRIGIENSFMPADYSSEGIVEALCPEVKGKTVDLARSAYGAKLLIDGLEKCGATVYETHVYTLSIPEGAAQKELIERTLSGEVDAFAFTSSMMVRGFMKHAENLGASEAVKEILSRAVVGAIGTPTGNTLKKHGVNANVIPDEFTFEALIKAMKKEF from the coding sequence ATGGCAGAAGAGAAAATTCCCGTGCTTGCGATCATGAGGCCGGAAAGTTACCGCGAAAAATCCGAAGCTATTGCCAGGGACTATGGATTTGAGCCTTTATGTGTCCCGATGATAAAGCTTGAAGGCATAAAAGATGACGGTTTCGAGCCTTTTATTCAGAGGGTCATTGACGGGACTTCGGACTACGTTGTTTTCACAAGTGCAAACGGGATAACTTTCACACTGGATAAACTAACGGAAGATGAAAAGAAAAACTTCATCACAGCCCTTAAAAAAAGAAAAGTAATAGCAATCGGTCCCAACACGGAAAAAGAGCTTGTGAGAATAGGAATTGAGAACTCCTTCATGCCTGCGGATTACAGTTCCGAGGGAATCGTAGAAGCTCTCTGTCCTGAAGTGAAAGGAAAAACTGTTGACCTTGCAAGGAGCGCTTATGGGGCAAAACTCTTAATAGACGGCCTTGAAAAATGTGGGGCAACGGTTTACGAGACCCATGTATATACTCTCAGCATCCCTGAAGGAGCAGCCCAGAAAGAGCTCATAGAGCGCACCCTTTCGGGAGAGGTTGACGCCTTTGCCTTTACAAGCTCTATGATGGTCAGGGGATTTATGAAGCACGCAGAAAACCTGGGAGCTTCAGAAGCTGTAAAAGAAATTCTCAGCAGGGCTGTTGTGGGCGCAATTGGGACTCCGACAGGAAATACCCTGAAAAAACACGGGGTCAATGCAAACGTGATCCCTGATGAGTTCACCTTTGAAGCCCTTATAAAGGCTATGAAGAAAGAGTTCTGA
- the cobA gene encoding uroporphyrinogen-III C-methyltransferase: MSGNYGKVYLVGSGPGDPELLTLKARRLIDSAEVIIYDQLPGKTILSSMPETAEKIDVGKYAGNHTMTQSEINDVLVRKAKEGKMVVRLKGGDPYVFGRGGEEAEVLVAEGIEFEVVPGITSAIAVPAYAGIPVTHRESTSMVTFITGHEDPTKEESGLDWKTLAKFNGTIVIFMGVKMLRRNAEELIKHGKDPETPVAVIERGTRPDQRVTVGTLENIADLAEERKVKAPAITVVGEVVNLHEILGEQLTGAEF; encoded by the coding sequence ATGTCAGGAAATTACGGAAAAGTCTATCTTGTGGGTTCCGGTCCAGGTGACCCTGAGCTTCTTACCCTGAAAGCCCGCCGGCTGATCGACAGTGCTGAAGTCATAATCTATGACCAGCTTCCGGGAAAAACAATTTTAAGCTCAATGCCGGAAACCGCAGAAAAAATTGATGTAGGAAAATATGCGGGCAACCATACCATGACTCAGTCTGAGATCAACGATGTACTTGTGCGGAAAGCAAAAGAGGGTAAAATGGTAGTCCGCCTGAAAGGGGGAGACCCTTACGTTTTCGGAAGAGGAGGAGAGGAAGCCGAGGTACTTGTAGCAGAAGGTATAGAATTTGAAGTCGTGCCAGGGATCACTTCCGCAATCGCAGTGCCTGCCTACGCCGGAATTCCTGTAACCCACAGGGAAAGCACTTCAATGGTTACTTTCATAACCGGCCACGAAGACCCAACAAAGGAAGAAAGCGGACTCGACTGGAAGACTCTGGCAAAGTTTAACGGAACCATTGTAATCTTCATGGGCGTAAAGATGCTCAGGCGAAATGCAGAAGAGCTCATAAAGCACGGCAAAGACCCTGAAACCCCTGTGGCAGTCATTGAAAGGGGAACCCGGCCTGACCAGAGGGTAACCGTGGGCACCCTTGAAAATATCGCCGACCTGGCGGAAGAGAGAAAAGTAAAAGCCCCTGCCATCACAGTCGTAGGAGAGGTAGTTAACCTGCACGAAATTCTAGGGGAACAGCTTACAGGGGCTGAGTTTTAA
- the rnz gene encoding ribonuclease Z — MLRIIFLGTGGSLPTRNRNPSAVIVNLKGELLLFDCGEGTQQQMMRAKTGMMSLSSIFVSHFHADHFLGIPGLIQTMSFLGRKEPLTIYGPEGTKEFTEVFKVLGYCNLKYEVRGVELSPGDIVEGKNYVVRALKTEHSTPSLGYSLIENPRPGRFNREKAVELGVLPGPLFAKLQKGNPVEVNGKLVKPEEVVGAPRPGRTVVYSGDTRPCEAVLEASRDADVLIHDGSFADEMAGWAEESMHSTAGEVASLAKEAGVRQLVLTHISSRYTDDVGPILNDSRKVFENVIVAEDLMELEVPYRPD; from the coding sequence ATGCTTCGCATTATTTTTCTCGGCACTGGAGGCTCTCTCCCGACCCGCAACAGAAACCCGTCTGCAGTGATTGTCAACCTGAAAGGGGAGCTCCTCCTCTTTGACTGTGGTGAAGGAACCCAGCAGCAGATGATGAGGGCAAAGACAGGAATGATGAGCCTGTCTTCTATTTTTGTCAGCCATTTTCATGCTGACCATTTCCTCGGGATTCCCGGCCTTATTCAAACAATGTCTTTCCTCGGCAGGAAAGAGCCGCTGACGATTTACGGACCTGAAGGGACAAAGGAGTTCACCGAGGTTTTTAAGGTCCTTGGATATTGCAACCTTAAATACGAAGTCAGAGGTGTCGAACTGAGTCCTGGGGACATTGTGGAAGGAAAAAATTATGTGGTCCGTGCTCTGAAGACCGAACACAGCACTCCGAGCCTCGGGTATTCTCTTATTGAAAACCCCAGGCCCGGACGTTTCAACAGGGAAAAGGCAGTAGAGCTTGGAGTTCTTCCTGGACCTCTTTTTGCGAAACTGCAGAAAGGCAACCCTGTAGAAGTAAATGGAAAGCTTGTAAAGCCCGAAGAAGTTGTGGGAGCTCCAAGGCCCGGAAGGACGGTTGTATACTCAGGAGACACCCGGCCCTGTGAAGCAGTGCTCGAAGCCAGCAGGGATGCTGATGTCCTGATTCATGATGGCAGTTTTGCAGACGAGATGGCAGGCTGGGCGGAAGAATCCATGCATTCGACAGCAGGCGAGGTTGCATCTCTCGCTAAAGAAGCCGGAGTCAGGCAACTTGTCCTTACCCATATCAGTTCACGTTATACTGATGATGTGGGACCTATCCTGAATGATTCGAGAAAAGTATTTGAAAATGTTATTGTAGCCGAAGACCTGATGGAACTTGAAGTCCCTTACAGACCTGATTGA